The following proteins come from a genomic window of Myroides odoratus DSM 2801:
- a CDS encoding helix-turn-helix domain-containing protein, which yields MEAHEGLSGRVDVGTDRSTTIIEEFYALVSKHAVAHRDIHFYAEKLNLTPPYLTTLLRKKTGKSALKWINHIVMLQAKSLLKTSDLSVKEVSNQLNFQDPSLFCRYFKQHTGLSPNGFRKQGE from the coding sequence ATGGAAGCGCATGAAGGACTGAGTGGTAGAGTAGACGTAGGAACAGATCGCAGTACGACTATTATAGAGGAGTTTTACGCCTTGGTTTCTAAACATGCAGTAGCACATCGGGACATCCATTTTTATGCGGAAAAGTTGAACTTAACGCCTCCTTATTTAACGACTTTATTGCGCAAAAAGACAGGGAAATCTGCCTTGAAATGGATCAATCATATTGTTATGCTACAAGCAAAATCCTTACTAAAAACATCAGATTTATCGGTCAAAGAGGTGAGTAATCAACTCAATTTTCAGGATCCAAGCTTGTTTTGCCGCTATTTTAAACAGCATACGGGTTTGTCGCCTAATGGCTTTAGAAAGCAAGGGGAATAA
- a CDS encoding YciI family protein, whose amino-acid sequence MKDFMLIFRLQDVADAQPSPEQVQERMNWLASIAAQNKLVDKGNTLLPTKESAKHIRANQIVSDGPYTEIKEFLSGYIVIRTETIEEAVEIAKQNPIFKIGGSIEVREILKRN is encoded by the coding sequence ATGAAAGATTTTATGCTTATTTTCAGATTACAAGATGTGGCGGATGCTCAACCTTCTCCAGAACAAGTGCAAGAACGCATGAATTGGCTCGCCAGTATTGCGGCACAAAATAAATTGGTAGACAAAGGCAATACGCTTTTACCCACGAAAGAAAGTGCAAAACACATCCGTGCAAACCAAATTGTATCCGATGGGCCTTATACGGAGATTAAAGAGTTCTTAAGCGGTTATATCGTCATCCGAACGGAAACCATCGAAGAAGCGGTTGAAATTGCCAAACAAAACCCTATTTTCAAAATTGGGGGAAGTATTGAAGTACGAGAAATTTTAAAACGCAACTAA
- a CDS encoding RNA polymerase sigma factor, protein MDHSTKVQEVIPNLFREQYAKMTAVLCRHFGLAHIELAEDIVSDTFLKATERWTIEGIPQYPEAWLYTVAKNKTKDYFKHQAVFDQKVKSEISPHTDQEDLPIELDSTVSTDSQLAMIFAICDPIIPAEGQLCLALQILCGFSIDEISNALLTKKETIKKRLFRAKEQLRASNFEIKALLPTQINQRLPQVHKTLYLFFNEGYFSTNHNQVIRKELCYEALRLTVMLTANDKTNTAETNALLALLCYQSSRLDARVDHQGELVLFDQQKTADWDTALIDKGNYYLVQATNQEETSKYHLEAAIAYWHTTQNPAKWMSILDLYNQLILVEYSPITALNRTFAFAQVYGVEAGIKEAEKLELLHNRFYFELLGYLYTPVHPQKAIHFFQQALALTQSPAEQNILNQKIAALTTQQNEK, encoded by the coding sequence TTGGATCATTCAACAAAAGTGCAGGAAGTAATTCCGAATCTGTTTCGAGAACAATATGCAAAGATGACGGCTGTACTATGCCGTCATTTTGGCTTAGCGCATATTGAACTAGCTGAAGATATTGTGAGTGATACTTTCTTAAAAGCAACGGAACGATGGACTATAGAGGGAATTCCCCAATATCCAGAAGCTTGGTTGTATACCGTTGCCAAAAACAAAACCAAAGATTACTTTAAACATCAGGCGGTGTTTGATCAAAAAGTGAAAAGCGAAATTAGCCCACACACAGACCAAGAAGATTTGCCGATTGAACTAGATTCGACGGTTAGTACGGATAGTCAACTGGCGATGATTTTTGCTATTTGTGATCCCATTATCCCAGCGGAAGGGCAACTTTGTTTAGCACTGCAAATTCTATGTGGATTTAGTATAGATGAAATTTCCAATGCACTATTAACTAAAAAAGAAACGATTAAGAAACGACTGTTCAGGGCAAAAGAACAATTAAGAGCCAGTAATTTTGAGATTAAAGCACTCTTGCCCACTCAAATTAACCAGCGATTGCCTCAGGTTCATAAAACCTTATACCTCTTTTTTAATGAGGGTTATTTTTCTACCAATCACAATCAAGTGATTCGAAAAGAGTTGTGTTATGAAGCCCTCCGATTAACGGTTATGTTAACGGCCAACGACAAGACTAATACGGCAGAAACGAACGCTTTGCTTGCATTACTTTGCTATCAAAGTTCGCGTCTGGATGCAAGAGTCGACCATCAGGGGGAACTTGTTTTATTTGACCAGCAAAAAACGGCAGATTGGGATACTGCCCTGATAGACAAAGGAAATTATTATCTCGTACAAGCAACCAATCAGGAGGAAACATCAAAATATCATTTGGAAGCCGCTATTGCCTATTGGCATACAACGCAAAACCCAGCGAAATGGATGTCTATTTTGGATTTGTACAATCAGTTAATCTTAGTCGAATACTCGCCGATAACAGCCCTAAATCGCACCTTTGCTTTTGCGCAAGTCTATGGAGTTGAAGCAGGAATAAAAGAGGCTGAAAAGCTGGAGCTCCTCCATAACCGCTTTTATTTTGAGCTGTTGGGTTATCTCTATACCCCAGTACATCCACAAAAAGCAATTCACTTCTTTCAACAGGCGTTAGCGTTGACTCAATCGCCTGCAGAACAAAATATCCTAAACCAAAAGATAGCTGCACTAACCACACAGCAAAACGAAAAATAA
- a CDS encoding FMN-dependent NADH-azoreductase has translation MKTILHLTSSARGEQSHSTNLGLAIIKRLEEQEQVIAIETWDLVQNPPPLYSSEMIQSFYVAPDQPNYDSIPTLAYANRVVDKVKEADIIVISTPTYNFTVSAHLKAWVDQLVRVGVTYTYDEKGSRVGLITQKKVYLAIASGGIQPAGIVQDYLADYLKAVLKAYVGITAVVTYRIEGTAFPNFSPDYAGIVENFQ, from the coding sequence ATGAAGACCATTTTACACCTTACCTCAAGTGCAAGAGGAGAACAGTCGCATAGCACGAACTTAGGATTAGCTATTATCAAGCGTTTAGAAGAACAAGAACAAGTGATTGCCATAGAAACGTGGGATTTGGTGCAGAACCCACCACCTTTATACAGCAGTGAGATGATTCAGAGCTTCTATGTTGCACCAGACCAACCCAACTATGATTCTATTCCAACGTTAGCCTATGCCAATAGAGTTGTTGACAAAGTGAAGGAAGCAGATATCATCGTAATCAGTACACCGACTTATAATTTTACTGTTTCGGCTCATTTAAAAGCATGGGTGGATCAACTGGTTCGCGTGGGTGTAACGTATACGTATGACGAAAAAGGGAGTCGAGTAGGACTGATTACGCAGAAAAAAGTCTATTTGGCTATTGCTTCCGGTGGAATACAACCAGCGGGAATCGTTCAGGATTATTTAGCGGATTACTTGAAAGCTGTTTTGAAGGCCTATGTTGGGATTACAGCCGTAGTGACTTATCGAATAGAAGGAACCGCCTTTCCTAATTTTTCACCTGATTATGCAGGAATCGTAGAAAATTTTCAATAG
- a CDS encoding helix-turn-helix domain-containing protein has protein sequence MHLLKISELNTRYQVFYPFLMEEFFLVEAQDETKLSFFEWSYQFRGLVLLCCTQGSLSIKINKLAYRVEEEAILTILPEMTVEPLSFSEDFRATVFLMSYDFIEKFTILPELISNTEVLNSPLLYAAAQDKERLEELAALIVKYYGQPKTILLNQMIQYLAFSLITGVAKSYQSLTQKENLQKNRINQITDSFFELLQQHGELQRQVSFYAEQLHLTPQHLSSLIKKRTGKSIKSWIGFVVINKAKEYLNMTSLSIKEISDKMEFADASLFCRYFKRYIGQTPNAYRNQ, from the coding sequence ATGCATCTTTTAAAAATTTCGGAGCTCAATACTCGATATCAGGTATTTTATCCTTTTTTAATGGAAGAATTTTTCCTTGTTGAAGCACAGGATGAGACAAAGTTGTCTTTCTTTGAATGGAGTTATCAGTTTAGAGGGCTTGTCTTGTTATGTTGTACGCAAGGTTCCTTGTCGATAAAGATTAATAAACTAGCATATCGCGTAGAAGAAGAGGCTATACTTACCATCTTACCAGAGATGACGGTAGAACCCTTGTCTTTTAGTGAAGATTTTAGGGCGACTGTTTTTCTGATGTCCTATGACTTCATAGAGAAATTTACTATTCTGCCAGAGCTAATCAGCAATACGGAGGTTTTGAATTCCCCTTTGTTATATGCTGCGGCACAAGATAAAGAAAGACTGGAAGAACTTGCGGCATTAATTGTGAAGTACTATGGGCAACCCAAGACTATTTTGTTGAATCAGATGATACAATATCTCGCTTTTTCACTCATTACGGGCGTAGCGAAGTCGTACCAATCTTTAACCCAAAAAGAGAATTTACAAAAAAATAGAATCAACCAAATTACCGATTCTTTTTTCGAATTATTGCAGCAACATGGCGAATTGCAACGACAAGTTTCTTTTTATGCGGAGCAATTGCATTTAACTCCCCAGCACTTGAGTTCATTAATTAAAAAAAGAACCGGAAAATCAATCAAGTCTTGGATTGGTTTTGTCGTCATTAATAAAGCAAAAGAGTATTTGAATATGACTTCCTTGTCCATTAAGGAGATTAGTGATAAAATGGAGTTTGCAGATGCCTCTCTTTTTTGTCGCTATTTTAAAAGATACATCGGGCAAACACCTAATGCTTATCGAAATCAATAA